A single genomic interval of Leptospirales bacterium harbors:
- the scpA gene encoding methylmalonyl-CoA mutase, whose translation MVRKDFSKIPYLPVHQKASEDVAAWKAALLREAGASSEQELLWRTAEQIDVKPAYTAEELAGLSHLEFGAGAPPFLRGPYAPMYVTRPWTVRQYAGFSTAEESNAFYRRNLAAGQTGLSVAFDLATHRGYDSDHERVVGDVGKAGVAIDSIVDMQTLFDRIPLDAVSVSMTMNGAVIPVMAFFIVAGLEQGVPLAKLSGTIQNDILKEFMVRNTYIYPPEPSMRIIADIFAYTAKNMPKFNSISISGYHMQEAGATNDLELAYTLADGLEYLRTGIQRAGLKIDDFAPRLSFFWAIGMNHFMEIAKMRAGRMLWSRIVNQFAPANAKSMALRTHCQTSGWSLTEQDPFNNVQRTCVEALAAALGHTQSLHTNALDEAIALPTDFSARIARNTQTLLQEETDICRVIDPWGGSYYVESLTAQLAERAWRLIDEVEQLGGMAKAIEQGLPKMRIEEAAARKQARIDSGREVIVGVNRYRPREEAPLKILEVDNTAVRRSQIERLQKLKAERDASAVESALNAITRAAEGGQGNLLELAVEAARKRATLGEISYAMEKVYGRYQAVIRSISGVYSSEIAGDADFQKSQKLANDFAALEGRRPRIMIAKMGQDGHDRGAKVIATSFADMGFDVDIGPLFQTPEEAARQAIENDVHVVGASSLAAGHKTLVPQLIAELKRLGRPDILVTCGGVIPQQDYEFLFQAGVAGVFGPGTVITRAAIQILELLIRQAQKAGSAS comes from the coding sequence ATGGTGCGCAAAGATTTCAGCAAGATTCCATACCTTCCCGTGCATCAAAAGGCAAGCGAAGACGTCGCTGCCTGGAAGGCGGCGCTGTTACGTGAAGCGGGCGCCAGCAGCGAGCAGGAATTGCTCTGGCGTACGGCGGAGCAAATTGACGTAAAGCCGGCTTATACGGCCGAGGAATTGGCGGGCCTCAGCCATCTTGAATTTGGCGCAGGAGCGCCGCCCTTTCTACGCGGCCCCTATGCGCCAATGTATGTCACGCGCCCCTGGACCGTACGCCAGTACGCCGGATTTTCTACGGCGGAAGAGTCGAATGCTTTTTATCGCCGCAACCTGGCTGCCGGACAGACCGGTCTATCCGTTGCATTCGATCTGGCCACGCATCGCGGCTATGATTCGGACCACGAGCGAGTTGTAGGCGATGTGGGCAAGGCCGGCGTAGCGATCGATAGCATTGTCGACATGCAAACGCTTTTCGATCGCATCCCGTTGGATGCGGTCTCCGTTTCGATGACCATGAATGGCGCAGTCATTCCGGTGATGGCCTTCTTTATTGTCGCCGGTCTGGAGCAGGGCGTGCCGCTGGCGAAGCTCTCCGGCACCATCCAGAATGATATTCTCAAAGAGTTTATGGTGCGCAATACCTACATCTATCCGCCAGAGCCATCGATGCGCATCATTGCCGATATCTTTGCCTATACCGCGAAGAATATGCCAAAATTCAATTCGATCAGTATTTCCGGCTACCACATGCAGGAAGCCGGCGCCACCAATGATCTGGAGCTGGCCTATACTCTGGCCGATGGCCTGGAATATCTGCGCACCGGTATTCAGCGGGCTGGCTTGAAAATTGACGACTTTGCCCCGCGGCTTTCCTTCTTTTGGGCGATTGGCATGAACCACTTCATGGAGATTGCCAAGATGCGCGCCGGACGTATGCTCTGGTCGCGCATTGTGAATCAGTTCGCACCGGCCAACGCCAAATCGATGGCTCTCCGCACGCATTGCCAGACTTCCGGCTGGAGTCTGACCGAACAGGACCCCTTTAACAATGTGCAGCGTACCTGCGTCGAGGCTCTGGCTGCGGCCCTGGGACATACCCAATCGCTGCATACCAATGCCCTCGATGAAGCGATTGCACTGCCGACGGACTTCTCAGCGCGCATTGCCCGCAACACGCAGACCTTGCTCCAGGAGGAAACCGACATCTGTCGCGTCATTGACCCCTGGGGAGGTTCATACTACGTAGAATCTTTGACGGCGCAGCTGGCCGAAAGGGCCTGGCGACTGATTGATGAGGTTGAACAGCTGGGCGGGATGGCGAAGGCTATTGAGCAGGGCTTGCCAAAAATGCGCATTGAAGAAGCAGCGGCGCGCAAGCAGGCGCGCATCGACTCCGGCCGCGAAGTGATTGTCGGGGTGAATCGCTACCGTCCCAGAGAAGAAGCTCCGCTGAAAATCCTGGAGGTCGACAATACGGCTGTGCGTCGTTCGCAGATTGAACGACTCCAGAAACTGAAGGCGGAGCGCGACGCCAGCGCCGTGGAGTCGGCGCTGAATGCCATCACCCGGGCGGCCGAAGGCGGCCAGGGGAACCTGCTGGAACTGGCCGTCGAAGCGGCCCGCAAACGAGCTACTCTGGGCGAGATTTCCTACGCCATGGAAAAGGTTTACGGGCGCTACCAGGCTGTGATCCGCTCCATATCAGGCGTGTATTCCTCGGAGATTGCAGGCGATGCGGACTTTCAGAAGTCGCAGAAGCTGGCCAACGATTTTGCGGCGTTGGAGGGGCGGCGTCCGCGCATTATGATCGCCAAGATGGGTCAGGACGGTCACGATCGCGGCGCCAAGGTTATCGCTACCAGTTTTGCCGACATGGGTTTTGATGTTGATATCGGTCCGCTGTTTCAGACGCCCGAAGAGGCCGCCCGGCAGGCAATTGAAAACGATGTACATGTAGTCGGCGCCTCCTCGCTGGCCGCGGGTCACAAGACTCTGGTTCCACAATTGATCGCCGAACTAAAGCGACTTGGGCGGCCCGATATTCTGGTCACCTGCGGCGGCGTGATCCCGCAGCAGGACTACGAGTTTCTTTTTCAGGCTGGCGTGGCCGGCGTCTTTGGTCCGGGCACTGTTATTACCAGAGCAGCCATCCAGATCCTGGAGCTTTTGATCCGGCAGGCCCAGAAGGCAGGCAGCGCCAGTTGA
- the meaB gene encoding methylmalonyl Co-A mutase-associated GTPase MeaB: MATFDPAFSPASRPRRTCTEFVEGILAGDRTILGQSITLLESARSDHQELGQQIIEAILPHSGKSFRLGVTGVPGVGKSTFIEAFGKLLLQQAPLSGGRGRLAVLAIDPSSARSGGSILGDKTRMVELSRDERVFIRPSPAADSLGGVARRTRECIMLCEAAGYDTILVETVGVGQSETAVHSMTDFFLLLMLSGAGDELQGIKRGIMEMADAIAITKADGDNVLRARAAAAEYRAAVHLFPRHPSEQRIETLTCSAQSGEGLNELAALLRRYRESAIASGYFLRRRSEQTRYWFQESVMTELKSALLQKPLAAGAVAEMEEAALAGRLSPFRAAQQAVARALSLAPHA; this comes from the coding sequence ATGGCCACCTTTGATCCTGCTTTTTCGCCGGCATCGCGGCCCAGGCGCACTTGCACTGAGTTTGTCGAGGGAATTCTGGCTGGCGACCGAACCATTCTGGGCCAGAGCATTACGCTTCTGGAAAGTGCGCGCAGCGATCATCAGGAACTGGGCCAGCAGATAATTGAGGCAATTCTGCCGCACAGCGGAAAGAGCTTTCGCCTGGGCGTCACTGGAGTCCCCGGCGTTGGTAAGAGCACCTTCATCGAGGCTTTTGGAAAACTGCTGCTGCAACAGGCGCCGCTGAGCGGCGGCCGCGGCCGTCTTGCTGTGCTGGCGATTGATCCATCCAGTGCGCGCAGCGGCGGCAGCATCCTTGGCGACAAGACGCGGATGGTGGAGCTCTCGCGCGATGAGCGTGTCTTCATCCGTCCCTCGCCGGCGGCGGACAGCCTGGGCGGCGTGGCGCGGCGGACGCGCGAGTGCATCATGCTTTGCGAGGCGGCGGGCTATGACACGATCCTGGTAGAGACGGTAGGCGTGGGGCAAAGCGAAACAGCCGTGCATTCTATGACCGACTTCTTTCTGCTTCTAATGCTGTCCGGCGCCGGCGATGAGTTACAGGGTATCAAGCGCGGTATCATGGAGATGGCCGACGCCATTGCCATCACCAAAGCTGACGGCGACAATGTTCTGCGGGCCCGTGCGGCAGCGGCGGAGTATCGCGCCGCAGTGCATTTGTTTCCAAGGCATCCATCGGAACAGCGTATCGAAACGCTAACCTGCTCCGCGCAGAGCGGCGAAGGGCTGAACGAACTGGCGGCTCTGTTGCGACGGTATCGCGAATCGGCCATCGCCAGCGGCTATTTCCTGCGACGCCGCAGCGAGCAGACGCGCTACTGGTTTCAAGAAAGCGTGATGACGGAACTCAAATCAGCGCTGCTTCAAAAACCGCTGGCGGCTGGCGCCGTCGCGGAGATGGAGGAAGCGGCCCTTGCCGGTCGACTGAGTCCCTTTCGCGCCGCGCAGCAGGCCGTCGCAAGGGCGCTCAGCCTGGCGCCGCATGCATGA